One Nocardioides aromaticivorans genomic window carries:
- a CDS encoding ABC-F family ATP-binding cassette domain-containing protein: protein MAATVKVAGLSAGHGATALFSGLDLVVAPRDVIGLVGPNGAGKSTLLRTLAGELAPESGTITLAPASATIGYLPQETERRAGETVRAFLARRTGVAAAQADFDLATSRLEAGEPGADDAYAEALERWLALGAPDLDERTDAVLADVGLAVDLDQSMASLSGGQAARAGLASLLLSRYDVFLLDEPTNDLDLQGLERLERFVAGLGVAAVIVSHDREFLARTVNRIVELDLHQRAINVYGGGYESWLQEREIARRHAREAYEEYAGTVAQLQARATMQRSWAAQGVRNARRSIDKEPDKSVRRFRAESSEKQAAKVRQSERALERLEEVEEPRKEWELRLEIAVAPRSGAVTAALRQAVVHRGDFTLGPVDLEIGWAEKVAITGANGAGKSTLLAALLGRLALSSGESFLGPGVVVGEVDQARRLFEAEDSLVDAFQAQVPDMAPEPVRTLLAKFGLKSDHVVRPASTLSPGERTRASLALLQARGVNLLVLDEPTNHLDLPAIEQLESALADYPGTLLLVTHDRRMLSAVATSRELVVADGRVTER, encoded by the coding sequence ATGGCAGCGACCGTCAAGGTCGCCGGCCTCTCGGCGGGCCACGGCGCGACCGCCCTGTTCAGCGGCCTCGACCTGGTCGTCGCGCCCCGCGACGTCATCGGCCTCGTCGGACCCAACGGTGCCGGCAAGTCGACCCTGCTGCGCACCCTCGCGGGAGAGCTGGCGCCGGAGAGCGGCACGATCACGCTCGCGCCGGCGTCCGCCACGATCGGCTACCTGCCGCAGGAGACCGAGCGGCGCGCCGGCGAGACCGTGCGGGCCTTCCTCGCCCGGCGCACCGGCGTGGCGGCGGCGCAGGCCGACTTCGACCTCGCGACGAGCAGGCTGGAGGCGGGGGAGCCGGGCGCCGACGACGCCTACGCCGAGGCTCTCGAGCGCTGGCTGGCGCTGGGCGCGCCCGACCTCGACGAGCGCACCGACGCGGTCCTGGCGGATGTCGGACTCGCCGTCGACCTCGACCAGTCGATGGCCTCGCTCTCCGGCGGCCAGGCCGCACGGGCCGGCCTGGCCAGCCTGCTGCTCTCGCGCTACGACGTCTTCCTGCTCGACGAGCCCACCAACGACCTCGACCTGCAGGGCCTCGAGCGGCTGGAGCGGTTCGTGGCCGGCCTCGGCGTCGCGGCGGTGATCGTCAGCCACGACCGCGAGTTCCTCGCCCGCACGGTCAACCGGATCGTCGAGCTCGACCTGCACCAGCGCGCGATCAACGTGTACGGCGGCGGCTACGAGTCGTGGCTGCAGGAGCGCGAGATCGCCCGGCGCCACGCCCGCGAGGCCTACGAGGAGTACGCCGGCACGGTCGCCCAGCTCCAGGCGCGGGCCACGATGCAGCGCAGCTGGGCGGCACAGGGCGTGCGCAACGCCCGGCGCAGCATCGACAAGGAGCCCGACAAGTCGGTGCGCCGGTTCCGTGCCGAGTCCAGTGAGAAGCAGGCGGCGAAGGTGCGGCAGTCGGAGCGGGCGCTCGAACGGCTCGAGGAGGTCGAGGAGCCCCGCAAGGAGTGGGAGCTGCGCCTGGAGATCGCGGTGGCGCCACGCTCCGGTGCGGTCACCGCGGCGCTGCGGCAGGCCGTCGTACACCGGGGGGACTTCACGCTCGGCCCGGTCGACCTCGAGATCGGTTGGGCGGAGAAGGTCGCCATCACCGGCGCGAACGGCGCCGGCAAGTCGACCCTGCTGGCCGCCCTGCTCGGCCGGCTGGCGCTGTCGTCGGGGGAGTCCTTCCTCGGCCCCGGCGTCGTGGTCGGCGAGGTGGACCAGGCGCGGCGGCTGTTCGAGGCCGAGGACAGCCTCGTCGATGCCTTCCAGGCGCAGGTGCCGGACATGGCGCCGGAGCCGGTCCGGACGCTGCTGGCGAAGTTCGGGCTGAAGTCCGACCACGTCGTGCGACCGGCGTCGACGCTGTCGCCGGGGGAGCGGACCCGTGCTTCCCTCGCGCTGCTGCAGGCCAGGGGAGTGAACCTGCTCGTCCTCGACGAGCCGACCAACCACCTCGACCTTCCCGCGATCGAGCAGCTCGAGTCGGCTCTCGCCGACTACCCGGGCACGCTGCTCCTCGTCACGCACGACCGGCGGATGCTGTCGGCGGTCGCGACCTCCCGGGAGCTCGTCGTCGCGGACGGTCGGGTCACCGAGCGCTGA
- a CDS encoding oxidoreductase: protein MRPWTQVPPQQGRRFVITGSNGGLGLETARILGSRGAEVVMACRSVEKAEAAARTVPGHDKGRVEVRQVDVSDLASVRAFVAGMVDDGRPVDVLVNNAGVLGVPHALSAEGVEMHFATNYLGHFVLTLGLLPLLTDLVVVVSSREHRSGRIDLDDLGWQRRPYRAFAAYGDSKLADLLFMRELDRRLRAAGSPLRAVGAHPGASATGITSSTGNPVVTAIGHYGHLLVGMPAWRGALCTVYAATTDVAGGTYIGPHGRTELWGWPAPARMSRKVDDEVLAHRLWERSVDLTGVDLAVSPS, encoded by the coding sequence ATGCGTCCGTGGACCCAGGTGCCTCCCCAGCAGGGACGGCGGTTCGTCATCACCGGCTCCAACGGGGGCCTCGGCCTGGAGACCGCGCGGATCCTCGGCTCGCGGGGCGCCGAGGTCGTGATGGCGTGCCGCAGCGTCGAGAAGGCGGAGGCCGCCGCACGCACCGTGCCCGGGCACGACAAGGGGCGCGTGGAGGTGCGGCAGGTCGACGTCAGCGACCTGGCGTCGGTGCGTGCGTTCGTCGCCGGCATGGTCGACGACGGCCGGCCGGTCGACGTGCTCGTCAACAACGCGGGTGTGCTCGGGGTGCCGCACGCGCTGTCGGCGGAGGGCGTGGAGATGCACTTCGCGACCAACTACCTGGGCCACTTCGTGTTGACCCTCGGCCTGCTGCCGCTGCTGACCGACCTGGTGGTCGTGGTCAGCTCCCGCGAGCACCGCTCCGGCCGGATCGACCTCGACGACCTGGGCTGGCAGCGCCGGCCCTACCGCGCTTTCGCCGCCTACGGCGACTCGAAGCTCGCCGACCTGCTCTTCATGCGCGAGCTCGACCGCCGCCTGCGCGCGGCCGGCTCACCGCTGAGGGCCGTGGGCGCGCACCCGGGCGCCAGCGCCACCGGCATCACCAGCAGCACCGGCAATCCGGTCGTGACCGCGATCGGCCACTACGGTCACCTGCTCGTCGGCATGCCGGCGTGGCGCGGCGCGCTGTGCACCGTGTACGCCGCCACCACCGACGTCGCCGGCGGCACCTACATCGGCCCGCACGGGCGGACCGAGCTGTGGGGCTGGCCCGCGCCCGCGCGGATGTCGCGGAAGGTCGACGACGAGGTCCTCGCCCACCGGCTCTGGGAGAGGTCGGTGGACCTGACCGGCGTCGACCTCGCGGTCAGTCCTTCTTGA
- the rmuC gene encoding DNA recombination protein RmuC, whose translation MVVLLALLLGLLLGAGVGWLLRAATTQAGEPAEVVEARHRAEVEQLTRDHALEVERAVTRHETAMAELRHELDRAHLQHHAALEEVRAGEAEARAEVRADLTAASATVDQLREALDAARQQLRSLQEQQRQSQQERERAENGQTQVLKTLTPVVEHLRSMQTKVDELEKARVRQHTELATQIQHTQRSVEESRKAADTLASVLKNNAVRGAWGETQLRTLVETAGLLNRVDFDVQHSVEADSGARRPDMVINLPGGKQMAIDAKVPYNSFMDAQREGLEPETRQRLLEDHARKVRGHVDVLAQKGYWTGLPVSPEFTVAFIPNEQLLNAALDVDPSLMEHAFGQGIVLATPTNLWSMLKTVAFTWKQEALTEDAQVLFELGQVLYRRILKLAEHVDKLGRSLQRSVKDYNAFTGSLERSVLPAARKLNAADPVATIPAPKEVEDVPRALTSGEFAAIADLDREELTFDFDVADGEVVDDAQAG comes from the coding sequence ATGGTCGTCCTGCTCGCTCTGCTCCTCGGTCTCCTGCTCGGCGCGGGGGTCGGCTGGCTGCTGCGCGCCGCGACCACACAGGCCGGCGAGCCGGCCGAGGTCGTCGAGGCGCGCCACCGCGCCGAGGTGGAGCAGCTCACCCGCGACCACGCCCTCGAGGTGGAGCGCGCGGTGACGAGGCACGAGACGGCGATGGCGGAGCTGCGCCACGAGCTCGACCGCGCCCACCTGCAGCACCACGCCGCCCTCGAGGAGGTCCGGGCCGGCGAGGCCGAGGCACGCGCCGAGGTGCGGGCGGACCTCACCGCGGCGTCGGCGACGGTCGACCAGCTCCGCGAGGCGCTCGACGCCGCCCGCCAGCAGCTGCGCAGCCTGCAGGAGCAGCAGCGCCAGTCCCAGCAGGAGCGCGAGCGCGCCGAGAACGGCCAGACCCAGGTGCTCAAGACCCTGACTCCCGTGGTCGAGCACCTGCGCTCCATGCAGACCAAGGTCGACGAGCTGGAGAAGGCCCGCGTGCGCCAGCACACCGAGCTCGCCACCCAGATCCAGCACACCCAGCGCTCCGTCGAGGAGTCCCGCAAGGCGGCGGACACCCTCGCCTCGGTCCTGAAGAACAACGCCGTCCGCGGCGCCTGGGGCGAGACGCAGCTCCGCACCCTCGTCGAGACGGCCGGCCTGCTCAACCGGGTCGACTTCGACGTCCAGCACTCCGTCGAGGCCGACTCGGGTGCGCGCCGCCCCGACATGGTGATCAACCTGCCCGGCGGCAAGCAGATGGCGATCGACGCCAAGGTCCCCTACAACTCGTTCATGGACGCCCAGCGGGAGGGCCTCGAGCCGGAGACCCGTCAGCGGCTGCTCGAGGACCACGCCCGCAAGGTCCGCGGCCACGTCGACGTGCTCGCGCAGAAGGGCTACTGGACCGGCCTCCCGGTCAGCCCGGAGTTCACGGTCGCGTTCATCCCCAACGAGCAGCTGCTCAACGCCGCGCTCGACGTCGACCCGTCGCTGATGGAGCACGCCTTCGGCCAGGGCATCGTGCTGGCCACCCCGACGAACCTGTGGAGCATGCTGAAGACGGTGGCCTTCACCTGGAAGCAGGAGGCCCTCACCGAGGACGCGCAGGTGCTCTTCGAGCTCGGCCAGGTCCTCTACCGCCGCATCCTCAAGCTCGCCGAGCACGTCGACAAGCTCGGTCGCTCGCTCCAGCGCAGCGTGAAGGATTACAACGCCTTCACCGGCTCCCTCGAGCGCTCGGTGCTGCCGGCTGCGCGCAAGCTCAACGCGGCCGACCCGGTCGCCACGATCCCGGCCCCCAAGGAGGTCGAGGACGTGCCGCGCGCGCTGACCAGCGGCGAGTTCGCCGCGATCGCCGACCTCGACCGTGAGGAGCTGACGTTCGACTTCGACGTCGCCGACGGCGAGGTCGTCGACGACGCCCAGGCCGGCTGA
- a CDS encoding LLM class F420-dependent oxidoreductase translates to MDLGLHYATFSHPDWQTTLVDRLDASVRVADEGGVALVTLMDHHFQMVDFGGPFEPMLEGYTALGYLAARTERVHLGLLVTGVTYRHPGVLAKVVSSLDVLSRGRAWLGLGAAWYEREHRGLGVPFPPLAERFERLEETIRVAEQMWSDDDGPFEGEHFHLAETICLPRPVRGRVPLMIGGQGERKTLRMVAQYADACNLFTGEGVPGVAHKLEVLRRHCDDLGRDYDAIRKTILWMGDPVGEADRFAREMEEYAALGVTLATAMPASDDPEAWTTELVTSVLPRVAGL, encoded by the coding sequence ATGGACCTCGGCCTGCACTACGCGACCTTCTCCCACCCCGACTGGCAGACGACGCTGGTCGACCGGCTGGACGCGTCGGTGCGCGTCGCCGACGAGGGCGGCGTCGCGCTGGTGACCTTGATGGACCACCACTTCCAGATGGTCGACTTCGGCGGGCCGTTCGAGCCGATGCTCGAGGGCTACACCGCACTCGGCTACCTCGCCGCCCGCACCGAGCGGGTCCACCTCGGGCTGCTCGTCACCGGGGTGACCTACCGCCACCCGGGCGTGCTCGCGAAGGTGGTGTCCTCGCTCGACGTGCTGTCGCGGGGGCGGGCGTGGCTGGGCCTCGGCGCCGCCTGGTACGAGCGCGAGCACCGCGGGCTCGGCGTCCCGTTCCCGCCGCTGGCCGAGCGGTTCGAGCGCCTGGAGGAGACGATCCGCGTCGCCGAGCAGATGTGGAGCGACGACGACGGGCCCTTCGAGGGCGAGCACTTCCACCTCGCCGAGACGATCTGCCTCCCGCGGCCGGTGCGGGGGCGGGTCCCCCTCATGATCGGCGGACAGGGGGAGCGCAAGACCCTGCGGATGGTCGCCCAGTACGCCGACGCCTGCAACCTCTTCACCGGCGAGGGCGTGCCGGGCGTCGCCCACAAGCTGGAGGTCCTGCGCCGCCACTGCGACGACCTCGGCCGTGACTACGACGCCATCCGCAAGACGATCCTCTGGATGGGCGACCCGGTCGGCGAGGCCGACCGGTTCGCCCGCGAGATGGAGGAGTACGCCGCCCTGGGCGTCACCCTCGCGACCGCGATGCCGGCGTCCGACGACCCGGAGGCGTGGACCACCGAGCTGGTGACGTCCGTCCTGCCGCGGGTCGCCGGGCTCTGA
- a CDS encoding peptidylprolyl isomerase: protein MRTRLLAGVPALLLLATLTACNDDGDETATDSSSDTSSSESGSPSDPVATETSEGAPAGGASCTYTPDGSDSDATPPPAKAAYSGKVGATVTTSIGKLGFTLDADAAPCTVNSFLSLAEQGYYDGTKCHRLTVAEGFKVLQCGDPTGTGAGGPGYSFADELTGQETYGAGTLAMANAGPDTNGSQFFIVYGDTGLTPDYTVFGTVDEAGLKAIDKAAAAGVTPANGPEDGAPVTPVDIESVKKD, encoded by the coding sequence ATGCGCACTCGCCTGCTCGCCGGTGTCCCGGCCCTGCTCCTGCTCGCCACCCTCACCGCGTGCAACGACGACGGTGACGAGACCGCGACGGACAGCTCGTCGGACACGTCCTCCAGCGAGTCGGGCAGCCCGAGCGACCCGGTCGCCACCGAGACGAGCGAGGGCGCCCCTGCCGGCGGTGCCTCCTGCACCTACACGCCCGACGGGTCCGACAGCGACGCGACGCCCCCGCCGGCGAAGGCGGCCTACTCCGGCAAGGTCGGCGCCACGGTCACCACCTCGATCGGGAAGCTGGGGTTCACCCTCGACGCCGACGCGGCGCCGTGCACGGTCAACTCGTTCCTGTCGCTCGCCGAGCAGGGCTACTACGACGGCACCAAGTGCCACCGCCTCACCGTGGCCGAGGGCTTCAAGGTCCTGCAGTGCGGGGACCCGACGGGCACCGGCGCCGGCGGGCCGGGCTACTCCTTCGCCGACGAGCTCACCGGCCAGGAGACCTACGGCGCGGGCACCCTCGCGATGGCGAACGCCGGCCCGGACACCAACGGCTCCCAGTTCTTCATCGTGTACGGCGACACGGGCCTCACGCCCGACTACACCGTCTTCGGGACGGTCGACGAGGCCGGCCTGAAGGCGATCGACAAGGCCGCCGCGGCGGGCGTCACGCCGGCCAACGGCCCCGAGGACGGTGCGCCGGTGACGCCGGTCGACATCGAGTCGGTCAAGAAGGACTGA
- the pepN gene encoding aminopeptidase N: MSSENGPASLTRAEAEHRANGLTVTSYDVELDLSLADDTFSSRTTIRFASSSLRTFVEVKPTALHSAVLDGAALSPDSLERGRLPLDLAAGEHELVVEATMGFRNDGEGLHRSVDPADGLAYVYGMSFMDAAPTVFACFDQPDLKAPYTMRVTAPADWLVRGNAPARDVGTDGTTRQWLMGPTPPLATYFVTVVAGPYHLLEDAHDGIGLGLSSRRSLAATLDREAGELFTLTRQSFDELHRLFGIRYPFGDYHQAFVPEFNAGAMENPGCVTIRDPLLFEGASTRADRSFRANIIAHEMAHQWFGNLVTPQWWDDLWLNESFAEYMGLRVITDATEYADGPLHDSYARRCWGITADSRPTTHPVAGNPAEDALSALQNFDGISYARGSNVLRQLAARLGDDAFLGGVREHFELHRFGNATMHDLFASWERASGGSDLGGFVRDWLLTPGADQLRVDRAAGAVLRTSPASYPAERTHLLDIAVHRDGRWEVAPHRLEAASTPFDAGDAPVLLDATETTWAICPPDALTMDALPRLAPTMEDPRLRATMWNSVRLALFDGALTPTQVAELLVAAPPVEDTASSARGLLSWVGSTALPLAPDGTVERYHAAVLDALGRATPGSELQLSAFRHALLSSQDVDRLARWAAGDGLPDGITLDTDLRWRALTRLAGIGATDRAALDAALADEPSSAATVNHAAAVASLPTTEGKDFAWARATGEVSVPNYEIDAAGRAMWRIDQRALTQPYAEAYFADLDAIVAAHQGWVQGTVVTAYFPITHLDAATVAAGQAALRRDLPGAVRRRLADAVDELERRVAVLG; the protein is encoded by the coding sequence ATGAGCAGCGAGAACGGACCCGCCAGCCTCACCCGCGCCGAGGCGGAGCACCGCGCGAACGGCCTCACCGTGACGTCGTACGACGTCGAGCTGGACCTGTCGCTGGCCGACGACACCTTCTCCTCGCGCACCACCATCCGGTTCGCCAGCTCGTCCCTGCGGACGTTCGTGGAGGTCAAGCCCACCGCGCTGCACTCCGCCGTGCTCGACGGTGCCGCGCTGTCGCCCGACAGCCTGGAGCGCGGCCGGCTGCCGCTGGACCTCGCCGCGGGTGAGCACGAGCTCGTCGTGGAGGCGACGATGGGCTTCCGCAACGACGGCGAGGGCCTGCACCGGTCGGTCGACCCGGCCGACGGGCTCGCCTACGTCTACGGCATGTCCTTCATGGACGCCGCCCCGACGGTCTTCGCCTGCTTCGACCAGCCCGACCTGAAGGCGCCGTACACGATGCGGGTGACCGCCCCGGCCGACTGGCTCGTGCGCGGCAACGCACCGGCGCGCGACGTCGGCACCGACGGGACCACCCGCCAATGGCTGATGGGCCCCACTCCCCCACTGGCGACCTACTTCGTCACGGTCGTCGCCGGCCCGTACCACCTCCTCGAGGACGCCCACGACGGGATCGGCCTCGGCCTCAGCTCGCGCCGCAGCCTCGCCGCGACGCTCGACCGCGAGGCCGGCGAGCTGTTCACGCTGACCCGGCAGTCCTTCGACGAGCTGCACCGGCTGTTCGGGATCCGCTACCCGTTCGGCGACTACCACCAGGCCTTCGTGCCGGAGTTCAACGCCGGCGCGATGGAGAACCCCGGCTGCGTGACGATCCGCGACCCGCTCCTCTTCGAGGGCGCGAGCACCCGCGCCGACCGCAGCTTCCGCGCCAACATCATCGCCCACGAGATGGCCCACCAGTGGTTCGGCAACCTCGTGACGCCGCAGTGGTGGGACGACCTCTGGCTCAACGAGTCGTTCGCCGAGTACATGGGCCTGCGCGTGATCACCGACGCCACCGAGTACGCCGACGGACCGCTCCACGACTCCTACGCACGCCGCTGCTGGGGCATCACCGCCGACTCCCGGCCGACGACGCACCCGGTCGCCGGCAACCCCGCCGAGGACGCACTGTCGGCCCTGCAGAACTTCGACGGCATCTCCTATGCCCGCGGCTCCAACGTGCTGCGCCAGCTGGCCGCACGGCTCGGCGACGACGCCTTCCTCGGCGGCGTGCGGGAGCACTTCGAGCTGCACCGTTTCGGCAACGCGACGATGCACGACCTCTTCGCCAGCTGGGAGCGCGCGTCCGGCGGGTCCGACCTGGGCGGGTTCGTCCGGGACTGGTTGCTCACCCCGGGCGCCGACCAGCTGAGGGTCGACCGTGCGGCGGGCGCCGTGCTGCGGACCTCGCCGGCGTCGTACCCGGCGGAGCGGACGCACCTGCTCGACATCGCCGTCCACCGCGACGGTCGGTGGGAGGTGGCTCCGCACCGGCTCGAGGCGGCGAGCACGCCGTTCGACGCCGGTGACGCGCCGGTGCTGCTCGACGCGACCGAGACCACGTGGGCGATCTGCCCGCCGGACGCGCTCACCATGGACGCGCTCCCCCGGCTCGCGCCGACGATGGAGGACCCGCGGCTGCGGGCGACGATGTGGAACAGCGTCCGGCTCGCGCTCTTCGACGGCGCGCTCACCCCCACGCAGGTGGCCGAGCTGCTCGTCGCGGCGCCGCCCGTCGAGGACACGGCGAGCAGCGCGCGTGGCCTGCTCTCGTGGGTCGGCTCGACCGCGCTGCCGCTCGCGCCCGACGGCACCGTCGAGCGCTACCACGCCGCTGTGCTCGACGCCCTCGGCCGCGCGACCCCGGGCTCCGAGCTCCAGCTCTCGGCGTTCCGCCACGCGCTGCTGTCGTCGCAGGACGTCGACCGCCTCGCCCGGTGGGCGGCCGGCGACGGCCTGCCGGACGGCATCACCCTCGACACCGACCTGCGCTGGCGCGCGCTCACCCGGCTCGCGGGGATCGGCGCGACCGACCGCGCGGCGCTCGACGCCGCGCTGGCCGACGAGCCCAGCAGCGCGGCCACGGTCAACCACGCCGCCGCCGTCGCCTCGCTCCCGACGACCGAGGGCAAGGACTTCGCCTGGGCCCGCGCCACCGGTGAGGTGTCCGTGCCCAACTACGAGATCGACGCGGCCGGTCGGGCCATGTGGCGCATCGACCAACGCGCCCTGACGCAGCCCTACGCCGAGGCCTACTTCGCCGACCTCGACGCCATCGTCGCCGCGCACCAGGGGTGGGTCCAGGGCACCGTCGTGACGGCCTACTTCCCGATCACGCACCTCGACGCCGCGACCGTCGCGGCCGGGCAGGCCGCGCTGCGACGGGACCTGCCCGGCGCCGTACGACGACGGCTGGCGGACGCCGTCGACGAGCTCGAGCGGCGGGTCGCGGTGCTGGGTTGA
- a CDS encoding alpha/beta hydrolase, whose protein sequence is MTEPTVVLVHGFWGGAAHWANVIVELDRRGHTGIRAVEIPLTSLADDATRTREMVRQVDGPVVLVGHSYGGAVISEAGNLPNVTGLVYVAAFAPDAGESPGQITEEHPPAAVASIAPDSDGRLWVQPDRFRESFAQDLSADEALVMAVTQKAPLGSTFGDTVTDPAWRHKPTWYQVSTEDRMIHPDNQRRMAARMQPQRTIELAASHASLASQPAAVADLIEEALRAATA, encoded by the coding sequence ATGACCGAACCGACCGTCGTCCTCGTCCACGGATTCTGGGGCGGCGCCGCCCACTGGGCGAATGTCATCGTCGAGCTGGACCGTCGCGGCCACACCGGCATCCGCGCCGTGGAGATCCCGCTCACCTCGCTGGCCGACGACGCGACCCGCACCCGGGAGATGGTCCGCCAGGTCGACGGCCCCGTCGTTCTCGTCGGCCACTCGTACGGCGGTGCGGTGATCTCCGAGGCCGGCAACCTGCCGAACGTGACCGGCCTCGTGTACGTCGCGGCCTTCGCCCCGGACGCCGGCGAGAGCCCCGGCCAGATCACCGAGGAGCACCCGCCGGCGGCGGTCGCCAGCATCGCACCCGACTCCGACGGGCGCCTGTGGGTGCAGCCGGACAGGTTCCGGGAGAGCTTCGCCCAGGACCTCTCCGCCGACGAGGCCCTCGTCATGGCCGTCACCCAGAAGGCACCGCTCGGCAGCACGTTCGGCGACACCGTGACCGACCCCGCCTGGCGGCACAAGCCGACGTGGTACCAGGTCTCCACCGAGGACCGGATGATCCACCCGGACAACCAGCGCCGGATGGCCGCGCGCATGCAGCCCCAGCGCACGATCGAGCTGGCGGCCAGCCACGCCTCGCTGGCGTCGCAGCCGGCAGCGGTGGCCGACCTGATCGAGGAGGCACTCCGCGCGGCAACCGCCTGA
- a CDS encoding AraC family transcriptional regulator: protein MPESLENFAVPLDTSADALSDVLEMIHLRGDRVTRVAAGRGHEERHRAGGRLLHVVESGSVALRYDVPDGGGERVVLGTGDLALLARGVAHRLRPMEDAVWMSGSFVVEERAGVPLLEALPPAIVIRAEGREWLPLSAQLLGREVTDPSAGSKVMASRILDLLFIQALRAWAATDGASGPGGPGWLTAALDRPLGPALRAMHRQPEQPWTVESLAELSALSRAAFSARFTRLVGESPGRYLQRLRLAQAADLLTSTPDSAAAISRAVGYASEAAFSRAFAKEYGVGPRAWRSAGR, encoded by the coding sequence ATGCCAGAATCGCTCGAAAACTTTGCAGTTCCGCTCGACACCTCGGCCGATGCCCTGTCCGACGTCCTGGAGATGATCCACCTGCGCGGCGACCGGGTGACCCGCGTGGCGGCAGGTCGCGGGCACGAGGAGCGGCACCGGGCCGGGGGCCGGTTGCTCCACGTCGTGGAGAGCGGCTCCGTCGCGCTGCGCTACGACGTCCCGGACGGCGGGGGAGAGCGGGTGGTGCTGGGCACGGGTGATCTCGCCCTGCTCGCCCGAGGCGTCGCCCACCGCCTGCGGCCGATGGAGGACGCGGTGTGGATGAGCGGCTCCTTCGTGGTCGAGGAGCGTGCCGGCGTACCCCTGCTCGAGGCGCTGCCGCCGGCGATCGTGATCCGCGCGGAGGGACGCGAGTGGCTCCCGCTGAGCGCGCAGCTCCTCGGCCGTGAGGTCACCGACCCGAGTGCGGGCTCGAAGGTGATGGCCTCGCGGATCCTCGACCTGCTGTTCATCCAGGCCCTGCGGGCGTGGGCAGCGACCGACGGGGCGAGCGGTCCGGGCGGCCCCGGTTGGCTGACCGCAGCCCTGGACCGTCCACTCGGGCCCGCACTGCGCGCGATGCACCGCCAGCCCGAGCAGCCGTGGACGGTGGAGTCGCTGGCGGAGCTCTCGGCGCTGTCGCGGGCGGCGTTCTCGGCGCGGTTCACACGACTGGTGGGGGAGTCGCCGGGGCGCTACCTCCAACGGCTGCGCCTGGCGCAGGCCGCCGACCTGCTGACCTCGACCCCGGACTCGGCAGCGGCGATCAGCCGAGCGGTCGGGTATGCCTCGGAGGCGGCGTTCTCGCGTGCCTTCGCCAAGGAGTACGGCGTCGGGCCGCGTGCGTGGCGCTCCGCCGGTCGCTGA
- a CDS encoding VOC family protein, with protein sequence MAFYTTHLGFTVHTNVAPALADVVRGSLRLLLSGSASSGARATPPDRSGSLGRNRINLPVDDIEAEVERLAAAGLSFASDLVSGPGGSQILLEDPSGNLVELFQPRST encoded by the coding sequence TTGGCGTTCTACACGACACATCTCGGCTTCACCGTGCACACGAACGTCGCACCGGCTCTCGCCGATGTCGTCCGCGGTTCGCTCAGGCTGCTCCTGAGCGGATCGGCCAGCTCCGGCGCCCGCGCAACGCCCCCGGATCGCTCAGGATCGCTCGGACGCAACCGGATCAACCTGCCCGTGGACGACATCGAGGCCGAGGTCGAGCGATTGGCCGCAGCCGGTCTGTCCTTCGCCAGCGACCTCGTCTCGGGGCCGGGCGGCAGCCAGATCCTCCTGGAGGATCCCTCCGGGAACCTGGTCGAGCTGTTCCAGCCCCGCTCGACCTGA
- a CDS encoding GNAT family N-acetyltransferase, which produces MLPDPTARLRFRPMGRDDLADISTLELGGSRGPAGWIEWNLRNYDEHGFGLWVVETHQGEFVGDCGLTMQEVEGEWLVEAGWHVRSSLRRQGYAAEAATGVLDAARGEAVDHVVAIIRPDNVASQGVATRVGMTLEREVHKNGGPALVFGIDLGR; this is translated from the coding sequence GTGCTTCCCGACCCGACCGCCCGGCTCCGGTTCCGGCCCATGGGCCGGGACGACTTGGCGGACATCAGCACCCTGGAGCTCGGCGGCTCCCGCGGCCCCGCCGGGTGGATCGAGTGGAACCTGCGCAACTACGACGAGCACGGGTTCGGGCTCTGGGTCGTCGAGACCCACCAGGGGGAGTTCGTCGGCGACTGCGGCCTGACGATGCAGGAGGTCGAGGGGGAGTGGCTGGTCGAGGCGGGTTGGCACGTGCGCTCGTCGCTGCGCCGGCAGGGGTACGCCGCCGAGGCGGCCACCGGAGTCCTGGACGCCGCTCGTGGCGAAGCCGTCGACCACGTGGTCGCGATCATCCGCCCCGACAACGTCGCATCCCAGGGCGTGGCGACGCGGGTCGGCATGACCCTCGAGCGTGAGGTCCACAAGAACGGCGGGCCCGCGCTGGTCTTCGGCATCGACCTCGGTCGGTGA